Below is a window of Flavobacterium sp. CFS9 DNA.
TTTGCTAAAGGAGCTAAACAGTTTGTCGTACAAGAAGCGTTAGAAACTACTAAATCTGTAGCTTTTGCTGTTTCATGGTTTACTCCCATTACAAACATTGGTGCATCAGCAGACGGAGCAGAGATAATTACTTTTTTAGCACCACCTTTGATGTGCTCGTTTGCAGTTTCGATTGTTGTAAAAATACCAGTACATTCAGCAACTACATCTACATCTACTTCGTTCCATTTTAAATCAGCAGGATTTCTTTCAGCTGTGATACGAATATTTCTTCCGTTTACGAAAAGTTTTCCGTCTATTACTTCTACAGTTCCGTTGAAACGTCCGTGAACTGAATCATATTTTAATAAGTAAGCCAAGTGATCTACATCTAACAAATCATTGATTGCTACTACTTCTACATTATCTCTATTGAAAGTTTCTCTAAAAACGATTCTTCCGATACGTCCAAATCCGTTTATTCCTAATTTTACTTTTGACATTTTACTTAATTTTTTGTTTTTTATTACACTAATTCAAAGTCTAATTTCCTCACAATAAACTTCTTTCCTTTTTTAAACTTTTTTTATGTCGACATGATGTCGGACACTCTTAACAATTCTCTATCAATCTCAGATTTACCTTTAATTGCTTGTTCAAGAGGTGTCAAAACAACTTTATCAGCCTGCAAACCGACCATATAATTTGATTTACCTTCTATTAAAGATTCTACCGCTTTTACTCCCAAACGGCTTGCTAAAACACGGTCAAAGCAAGATGGAGAACCACCACGCTGCATGTGTCCTAATACAGATACTCTAACGTCGTACTCCGGCAGATTGGCTTCAACGTAATCTTTTAATTCGAAAACGTTTTTACCTATTTTATCTCCTTCGGCAATAACAACTATACTTGATGATTTTCCTGAAGCTTTACTTTTTTGAAGAGAGTCTAATAATCGGTCTAAACCTAAATCTTCTTCAGGAATAAGAATTTCTTCTGCACCGGCACCAATTCCGGCATTAAGAGCAATGTGACCTGCATCTCTACCCATTACCTCTACAAAAAACAGACGGTTATGTGAACTTGCAGTATCTCTAATTTTATCGATACAATCCACAACAGTATTTAAGGCCGTATCATATCCTAAGGTATGGCTGGTTCCAAAAATATCATTATCAATTGTTCCGGGAATTCCCATTACAGGAAAACCGTATTCTGAATTAAAAATTAATCCTCCGGTAAAACTTCCGTCTCCTCCAATAACAACCAAAGCATCTACTCCGGCTTTTAAAAGATTTTCGTGTGCTTTCTTTCTACCTTCCGGACTTCTAAAATCAACTGAACGAGCTGATTTCAAAATCGTTCCGCCTTTGTTTACAATATTATTTACGCTACGGGGTCCCATTTCTTTGAAGTCACCTTCAATCATTCCTTGATATCCCCTATAAATCCCTATGCATTCTATATTATGATAAGCACATGTTCGAACAACTGATCGTATTGCGGCATTCATTCCTGGTGAGTCACCTCCTGATGTAAGAACACCAACTTTTTTTATTGTTTTTGGCATTATTTAAGTATTAAAGTGTAAAATTAGCAAACATTCACCACTTGTTGGGTTATTTTTGTAATAAATTAGCAAAATATGTTAAATTCAAACGTTTTCGTTAATAAGTTTTTCTAAAGCAAAAATTTCATTCTCAATAATAAATCTCACCTATTTAAATTGAATCTTTAAAATTAACAATACATTACTGAAGTGTTATAAAATTTGATAGCAATCCTGTTCTATTAAAAAATAAGCAAGTCTCTAAAATTAAAACAAAAAAACCATTCGCAGCAACGAATGGTTTTTTATAACTCTATTTTTAACAAATCATTTAAAAGTCATTGTCAGGAATTAATCCTTCATTATTTATTGGTGGAGGAACTTTTGGCTCTTCTTTTTTCTCTTTCTTCTCCTCCTTCTTTTTGTTCTTGTCTGCGTTCTTTTTATTAGAGAAATTAACAAAATCAGGATTTAGGTTATTGTCCTGCAAATCGTTTGTGGAATTTTTAATAGCTCTTTCCAGCTTATGGTTTTTGAAAAGTTTATTCACCAACTCGCTAAAAGTATCAAAATCTACTTCATACGAAATACCAACTCCTTGTGTATAACCAATACCTTGTCCTATATAATTAATGTCATTTTCTTTATTAAACAAACGAAGATTCATGGATCCGTCCTCATTAACTCGATACAGGATTTCGATATCCCCAACAATAGCAGATTCATTTACTCCACCTACCGGAACTCCCAGTTTTCCGTTGATAGTAATTCTTTCATTGATCTGAGAAGAAATATTCGCTACAAACTGACCATCAGCTTCCTGTCCAAGTCTCTTATCAGCAGAGATATAATTCAAATCGATATTGACCTTATCATTATCTGATTTTATAATACCTCCTAACAAACTGGAAGCCGTTTCGGTTAAAGTTCCTGAAAAATCACCCTGGCTAAATCCGTCTGTACTCATAAACGAACCTGTAGACAATAGATACAAGGCCTGAGTCTGACGAATGTCTTTATCGTCTAACTTATACTGTATCTCCGATTTAAGCACGGTACTAACGGAAGGAAACTGTATGTCAAAATTAGGCTCCGGACTGGCCAAATCCCCACGCAATCCAATTACCACTTCGACCGGTACTTTTTTATTGAATGAAGAAGTATTGTCTAACAATACAGCCGGATTGGCGGTTGTTTTATAAACCGCTTCCAAATTCAACTGCGCTTTCATTGGGTTTCCTTCCCAAATAATAGACCCTCCTTTTTTAACGGAGAATTTTTTATCAATTAAACCACCATATTTAAAATTGTAAGTTCCTTCATAAGCCTGGAAATCCCCCCACATATTAAATTTACCCAGTGTATTAATTTTAAACAATAACGATCCGTATCCTTTTCCTTTCATACCATGTCCGGAACTTCGGTCTAAAATTACCTCTACCTCGGCATCGGGAGTAATATCAAAATCAAACTCCAGTTCCAATCCATTGTAATTTTTGGTCTTTTCAAGTATACCATTGGCCAGATTGTACTTTTCCTGCGGTGTTACAAAATGAATCCAGCTACTCTCTCCAACACTCTGTGTATTGTTTATTGGAATCTTTACCTGAGTTCCTTTTTCTGATTTCGCCTCTACTTTTATAAACAATGCTTCTGTAGGACCTTTAATACTGGCGGTACCATTTATAAATGCCGTACCAAAATAAGCGGCATCTTCACTGTCTTTGGTATCCAGTGCCAACAATCGCTTAGAAGTAATATTTAAATCCAGCTTCCAGTCACCAAAATTATGATGCTCAATACTTCCGTTCAGTAGCCCTTTTGTTCCATATTTGGTATCCGTCAGCTGATTGTTTCTAAACAAAAATTTCTCATCTGTTAAGTCAATCACGGTACGATCGCTTAATTCGTAATCTGTATTTAAGTACGGAATGGTCATTCCCGCCTTCTCAACGTACAAACGTCCGTTAATTTCAGGCTTTTTCAAATTCCCTACTACGGCGGCATTTCCCGAAACCGATCCTCTGACATTAGAAAGTACCTCTCCTCCAACTGTTCCTAAGGTAGCCAAGTTAAACCCTTCAAGCTTCAGACTCAAATCTAAAAAAGTCTCTTTGTTTTCAACTGCAAAAGTTCCTTCTGCTTTAAACGATTCTGTAAATCCGTTTTGGATAGAGGAATTGATAGTGAATTTTTTAAAACTTTCATCTCCCGCAATATCAAAATTAAGTGTCCCTAAATCTGTTTTATTCAAATTCAGGTGATCAATTACAATAGAGGCCGTAGGCTGATAAACGTCTTTATTCTGTTTGTAATTTACATTTCCATTTAAATTACCATTAAACACGAACTTAGAATTAAAAGGTGTGATTTTATTAATATCAACGTCTTCAAAGTTCAGCACCAGATCTTTATAATCTTTCCCTTTTATGACACCATTCAAATCTATTTTCTGATTCTCGTGAGACAATACAATATTATCAATAGTGAAATTTTTAAAGTACTGATCAAAAACTATCTGATTGTCCTTTTCAGCATCTTCATTTAAATACCACAAATAGTCTTTAAATTTCATCTCAGACTTCTTAATCCCTACGATATTGTTTTTATTTTTATCGATGGTATGATAGAGATCCAGATTAAAATAATCTTCTCCTTTATCCCCTCCTTTAAATTCGGATCTTACAAACAGGGTATCTTTAGCGGTAACATTAATCAGATTAAAATCGCGTACTTTATAATATGGCGTTTTAATACTATCCAACTCTACATAAGCATTATAAAGCGTATTTTTATTATCGATCGTAATTCGAATATTGTCAAAGGTATTTTTGGCAGCGACAATTTTTTCGGAATTAAATTTGAATTTAAACTCCTGAAGATCCGAATCAATTTTCCCTCGAACTGTAGTGCTTGAATCAATTTTGATGTCCGGATACAACATCTCGACTATCTTATCGTACACATGAAAGTTGAAACGCAAAAATTGCCCTTTCTTAAGTTTATAAGGTTTGTAATTGGTGTACAAACTTCCCACTGAATTCATGACCAGCTTGTCCAGTTGCGCAAACTGAAACTTACCTACTATCTCTCCCTTTACTACATCATTTGAACCAATAGTAATTGTTCGCAGTTTATCGGCATCAAAATGAGAATTGACTGTAAGCTCTTCAAAAACATAGGTATCCTGAGGATTTTGATAAACAGCATCTTTGATCGAAATGGTTCCCTGTAAATTCTCTATCGAATTTCCGGTCACTGCTACAACGGCATCTCCTTTAAAATGTGAAATAGAATCGCTTATAAATTTGAGCTTTCGCAAATCGGCATTGTCTACGTTAATATGAAAATCATAACGATTTTCACGTTTACTCAGATCCACCATTCCATCAAACAGTAAACTTAAATTAGGATCATTTACAGAAACCTGTCCTTTATAATAAGGTAATTTAAAATTCCCGTTTAAAACAATATTGTTATAGGTGTATTTATTGTAATCTAATTTTGCGATATCTCCTTTAACAATGGTATTGAGGTATTTTTCGGTAAACCCTACTCCATCTACATCTACATTCAAAGTCGTTCTTCCAATATCTTTGCGATTCAGTACCGCACCAATATTAAAATTCTCCAGAACTACATTTCCTGAGTAAGAAGCTTTGTCAATAAAATCGATATTATTCATATGTAAATCGACCTGACCATTACCTAAATCAGTAATCATCTTAAAATCGGTTTCTAAGGCTGTAGTCGAAACTTTTGCTTTTCCAACGATATTGAATTTACCAATTCGTCGTAATTCTTTTGGAAGTGTTTTACCTAAAATACCCGGCAATAAAACGACAAGATTATCGTAACTCGAAACCAGTTTCTCGAACTTGCCATCCATAGAAAACTTCTGGGTTTTGCTTCCCAAAAGATTCTTGAAGTTAAGGGTTCCGAAAATTCTTGAACCATTAGTATCACTCAATCTAAGATGTCTTAAATTCAGATCATTTAAAGTTCCTTTTATTTTCGTTCTAATTTTAAAATGCTGATTTTTCCCCAAACCATCGTAAAAATAACGAATATCATTTGATGCAATGGAAGCAGAATCCAAGGCTACATCAAATTTTACTTTATCGGTAAAATGTAAAAAATCCTCTATTTTATAGTTCAAAATCGCTTTTCCGTAAATAGACGATCTTTTGGTCTTTATCGCCAGATTTTCAACCTTGATTTGCT
It encodes the following:
- the pfkA gene encoding 6-phosphofructokinase translates to MPKTIKKVGVLTSGGDSPGMNAAIRSVVRTCAYHNIECIGIYRGYQGMIEGDFKEMGPRSVNNIVNKGGTILKSARSVDFRSPEGRKKAHENLLKAGVDALVVIGGDGSFTGGLIFNSEYGFPVMGIPGTIDNDIFGTSHTLGYDTALNTVVDCIDKIRDTASSHNRLFFVEVMGRDAGHIALNAGIGAGAEEILIPEEDLGLDRLLDSLQKSKASGKSSSIVVIAEGDKIGKNVFELKDYVEANLPEYDVRVSVLGHMQRGGSPSCFDRVLASRLGVKAVESLIEGKSNYMVGLQADKVVLTPLEQAIKGKSEIDRELLRVSDIMST
- a CDS encoding translocation/assembly module TamB domain-containing protein, giving the protein MLALAIILALPVVQTKIARYVTESLNTDFKTDISVEKVAINIFGGVKLKKVLIRDHHKKTLIYSDIITTDILSIKRLLDGDLLFGDIRLTGMIFNLKTYKNEDENNINKFIKLFETGKKTPKSNKHFLLTAKNAYISQGAFSVVDENKNTPRFLDFKKLNAYISEFKLYGPDVNTNIHRFSFLDHRGLYVSNFAGKFSYTKKQIKVENLAIKTKRSSIYGKAILNYKIEDFLHFTDKVKFDVALDSASIASNDIRYFYDGLGKNQHFKIRTKIKGTLNDLNLRHLRLSDTNGSRIFGTLNFKNLLGSKTQKFSMDGKFEKLVSSYDNLVVLLPGILGKTLPKELRRIGKFNIVGKAKVSTTALETDFKMITDLGNGQVDLHMNNIDFIDKASYSGNVVLENFNIGAVLNRKDIGRTTLNVDVDGVGFTEKYLNTIVKGDIAKLDYNKYTYNNIVLNGNFKLPYYKGQVSVNDPNLSLLFDGMVDLSKRENRYDFHINVDNADLRKLKFISDSISHFKGDAVVAVTGNSIENLQGTISIKDAVYQNPQDTYVFEELTVNSHFDADKLRTITIGSNDVVKGEIVGKFQFAQLDKLVMNSVGSLYTNYKPYKLKKGQFLRFNFHVYDKIVEMLYPDIKIDSSTTVRGKIDSDLQEFKFKFNSEKIVAAKNTFDNIRITIDNKNTLYNAYVELDSIKTPYYKVRDFNLINVTAKDTLFVRSEFKGGDKGEDYFNLDLYHTIDKNKNNIVGIKKSEMKFKDYLWYLNEDAEKDNQIVFDQYFKNFTIDNIVLSHENQKIDLNGVIKGKDYKDLVLNFEDVDINKITPFNSKFVFNGNLNGNVNYKQNKDVYQPTASIVIDHLNLNKTDLGTLNFDIAGDESFKKFTINSSIQNGFTESFKAEGTFAVENKETFLDLSLKLEGFNLATLGTVGGEVLSNVRGSVSGNAAVVGNLKKPEINGRLYVEKAGMTIPYLNTDYELSDRTVIDLTDEKFLFRNNQLTDTKYGTKGLLNGSIEHHNFGDWKLDLNITSKRLLALDTKDSEDAAYFGTAFINGTASIKGPTEALFIKVEAKSEKGTQVKIPINNTQSVGESSWIHFVTPQEKYNLANGILEKTKNYNGLELEFDFDITPDAEVEVILDRSSGHGMKGKGYGSLLFKINTLGKFNMWGDFQAYEGTYNFKYGGLIDKKFSVKKGGSIIWEGNPMKAQLNLEAVYKTTANPAVLLDNTSSFNKKVPVEVVIGLRGDLASPEPNFDIQFPSVSTVLKSEIQYKLDDKDIRQTQALYLLSTGSFMSTDGFSQGDFSGTLTETASSLLGGIIKSDNDKVNIDLNYISADKRLGQEADGQFVANISSQINERITINGKLGVPVGGVNESAIVGDIEILYRVNEDGSMNLRLFNKENDINYIGQGIGYTQGVGISYEVDFDTFSELVNKLFKNHKLERAIKNSTNDLQDNNLNPDFVNFSNKKNADKNKKKEEKKEKKEEPKVPPPINNEGLIPDNDF